In Chlamydia serpentis, the following are encoded in one genomic region:
- the secD gene encoding protein translocase subunit SecD, with protein MKHKVKRNFAIIICVFALALYYVLPTCLYYAKPLHKKIDRNEAEQIIKSFTRQAQQVRKEIVPRVSSILSSLNLRGQIQKHPAIPDVVSVHFKSSKDADDFIANLVYAEPNIPIKSSRLHVVGYGQEKNSHVIQVANSLNTSLVESDFSFVPYSPENEQEIITGILQQVHSECALLIQKDCSCYPSMWVEAPKEHILKYAHNLASGFEIFSSRLEAFCQYSFSSTQDKIAFLSRLSLLINDTEVELEDQKLLRSVYQVLSQNPSICRLKHAYIDGNRLDCSESSLFFNSIKYSPEQREVILQLHPDLLNIRKTLSTEQLLDFESRLAMEKERLSKQLNAQLEDHSLGFAFTWMDRDTQGKIILHRERLFQGIIEHLTALTLNRPTAESCDLITENFPIFCRQPTESESFGCYIFSPDIGCKHFSRGSIYILFKGLRSIIAKYEQARDKEIRSFERDLQNLYNCFSHTDAISWSLGEDQILEIRKPLQQFLDIWGERFIIGKEGSAFLEVKDIKDRLATVNQIEKNRHNDLVRWHEQYRHAKCSMDPQERLRAPIPHQNLFLENMKLNMRKFSRGENILRFGIDFIGGRQLLLSFKDYQGKQLTGKEDILKVSDELYARLNKLGVSEIELHREGNCIHLSVPGSSTISSSEILGTSKMSFHVVNEKFSLYNGLRYEVQKFLDYLWYTAKSRGTPSPEEINILASVLFNEEVDLPRSVHEVIHKLKSEGLAFPPVDYQIPSTDLDTKFSMIAIEKDNEHKANPLTIVFRNYALDGSSLKDIRPEFATGEGYILNFSIKDTTPRTMVERLSPAENFHKWTSAYCQEGVSGTINEQYSANRGWRMAVVVDGYIISSPILNAPLRSHASVTGKFTHREVNKLASDLKSGAMSFIPEVLSEETISSDLGKKQCTQGIISACCGLAVLIVLMCIYYRFGGIIASGAVLLNLLLIWAALQYLDAPLTLSGLAGIVLAMGMAVDANVLVFERIREEFLLSQSLLRSIEKGYKKAFGAIFDSNLTTILASALLFFLDTGPIKGFALTLILGIFSSMFTALFMTKFFFMIWMNRTQDTQLHMMNRFVGVKHDFLGGSKKLWAVSGSIIFLGLIALSFGAWNSVLGIDFKGGYAFTFNAGEYGIEDITQVRGQVIDKLKKVGLSSRDFRVQTFGSSEKIKIYFSDKALTQTRVDNNQHPEITDHKLALALGLLSETGLEFSSENLRETQNFWSNVSSKLSTKMRHQACIGLLGALIIILFYVSLRFEWRYAFSAVSALIHDLIATCAVLFVAQFFLKKIQIDVQAIGALMTVLGYSLNNTLIIFDRIREDRQAKLFTPMHILINDALQKTFSRTIMTTATTLSVLLMLLFIGGASVFNFAFIMTIGVLLGTLSSLYIAPSLLLFMIGKENNAK; from the coding sequence ATGAAACACAAGGTTAAGCGTAATTTCGCTATCATTATTTGCGTATTTGCTTTGGCGTTATATTACGTTTTGCCTACATGTTTGTATTATGCTAAGCCCCTGCATAAGAAAATAGATCGAAACGAAGCTGAACAAATAATAAAATCTTTTACTAGGCAAGCTCAACAAGTTCGTAAGGAGATAGTTCCTCGAGTTTCTAGTATTCTTTCGTCTTTAAATTTGCGTGGGCAAATACAGAAGCATCCTGCTATTCCAGATGTTGTAAGTGTCCATTTTAAGAGTAGTAAAGATGCTGACGATTTTATTGCAAACCTTGTATATGCAGAACCTAATATACCAATAAAATCTTCAAGACTTCACGTGGTAGGCTATGGTCAAGAGAAAAATAGCCATGTTATTCAAGTCGCAAATTCTTTAAATACTTCTTTAGTAGAAAGTGATTTTTCTTTTGTTCCCTATTCTCCTGAAAACGAACAAGAGATAATTACCGGTATTTTGCAGCAGGTCCATTCTGAATGTGCTCTTTTAATCCAAAAAGACTGTTCTTGTTACCCTTCTATGTGGGTTGAGGCTCCTAAAGAGCACATTTTAAAGTATGCGCACAATCTGGCTTCTGGATTTGAGATTTTTTCTTCTCGCCTCGAAGCTTTTTGTCAATATTCTTTTTCTTCGACACAAGATAAAATCGCATTTTTATCTCGTCTTTCTTTATTGATAAACGACACAGAGGTCGAACTTGAAGATCAAAAATTGCTAAGAAGCGTATACCAGGTTCTTTCTCAGAACCCATCTATTTGTAGGTTAAAGCATGCTTATATTGACGGGAACCGATTGGATTGTAGTGAGTCATCATTATTTTTTAACTCTATAAAGTATTCTCCTGAACAACGGGAAGTCATACTGCAATTGCATCCTGATTTGTTAAACATACGTAAGACCTTATCGACCGAGCAGCTTTTAGATTTTGAAAGTCGTCTCGCTATGGAAAAAGAGAGGCTTTCTAAGCAATTAAACGCGCAATTAGAAGATCATTCCTTAGGGTTTGCGTTTACTTGGATGGATCGAGATACTCAGGGGAAAATCATTCTTCATAGAGAACGTCTGTTCCAAGGAATCATAGAACACCTGACTGCGTTAACTTTAAATAGGCCTACAGCTGAATCTTGTGATCTCATTACTGAAAATTTTCCAATTTTTTGCCGTCAACCTACAGAGAGTGAGTCTTTTGGTTGTTATATCTTTTCTCCTGATATAGGTTGTAAGCATTTTTCTAGGGGTTCGATCTATATTTTATTCAAAGGCCTACGCTCAATCATTGCAAAATATGAACAGGCTCGAGACAAGGAAATCCGTAGTTTCGAAAGGGATTTGCAAAATCTATATAATTGTTTTTCTCATACGGATGCTATTTCTTGGAGTTTAGGAGAAGATCAAATTCTAGAAATTCGAAAACCATTACAGCAGTTTTTAGATATTTGGGGAGAACGATTTATAATAGGAAAAGAAGGTAGTGCTTTCCTAGAGGTTAAAGATATTAAAGATCGCCTTGCTACTGTAAATCAAATTGAAAAGAATCGTCACAATGACTTAGTACGCTGGCATGAACAATATCGTCATGCAAAGTGTTCTATGGATCCCCAGGAACGGTTAAGAGCTCCGATTCCCCACCAGAATCTCTTTCTAGAAAATATGAAGCTAAATATGAGAAAATTCTCTCGAGGCGAGAATATTTTACGTTTTGGTATTGATTTTATTGGAGGCCGCCAACTCCTTCTTTCTTTTAAAGATTACCAGGGAAAACAGCTTACTGGTAAAGAAGATATCCTCAAGGTTTCCGATGAGTTGTATGCTCGCTTAAATAAACTCGGGGTTTCTGAGATAGAACTTCATCGTGAAGGTAACTGTATACACCTTAGTGTGCCAGGATCTTCTACAATCTCTTCATCAGAGATTCTAGGAACCTCAAAGATGAGTTTCCACGTTGTCAACGAGAAATTCTCTCTTTATAATGGATTGCGCTATGAGGTGCAAAAGTTTTTAGACTATCTTTGGTATACTGCTAAATCTCGAGGGACACCCTCTCCGGAGGAAATTAATATTTTGGCAAGTGTTTTATTTAATGAAGAGGTAGATTTGCCTCGGAGTGTCCACGAGGTAATTCATAAACTTAAAAGTGAAGGTCTTGCCTTTCCTCCTGTCGATTATCAAATACCATCTACAGATTTAGATACCAAATTTTCCATGATTGCTATTGAAAAGGATAACGAACACAAGGCAAATCCGTTAACAATTGTTTTTAGAAACTACGCGTTAGATGGCTCTTCTCTGAAAGATATTCGTCCTGAGTTTGCTACAGGTGAAGGTTATATTTTAAACTTCTCGATCAAAGATACCACTCCTAGGACAATGGTAGAGAGACTTTCACCTGCAGAGAATTTTCACAAATGGACTTCTGCATATTGCCAAGAGGGAGTCAGCGGCACTATTAATGAACAATATTCTGCGAATCGTGGATGGCGCATGGCGGTAGTTGTTGATGGTTACATAATTAGTAGCCCTATTTTAAATGCTCCTTTGAGAAGTCATGCAAGTGTTACAGGAAAATTTACTCATCGTGAAGTCAATAAGCTCGCCTCCGATTTAAAATCCGGCGCAATGTCTTTTATTCCTGAAGTTCTTAGTGAAGAGACTATATCCTCTGATCTTGGGAAAAAACAATGTACTCAAGGCATTATCTCTGCATGCTGTGGTTTGGCAGTGCTAATCGTTTTGATGTGCATATACTACAGATTCGGAGGAATTATTGCTTCAGGGGCTGTTCTACTTAATCTTCTGCTTATCTGGGCTGCTTTACAGTATTTGGATGCACCACTGACTTTGTCAGGACTTGCTGGGATAGTCCTTGCTATGGGAATGGCTGTAGATGCGAATGTTCTTGTATTTGAAAGAATCCGAGAAGAGTTCTTATTATCGCAAAGCCTTTTGCGATCTATAGAAAAGGGGTATAAAAAAGCTTTTGGAGCTATTTTCGACTCTAACTTAACTACAATACTTGCTTCAGCTCTCCTTTTCTTCTTAGATACAGGTCCAATTAAAGGCTTTGCTCTAACATTGATTTTAGGAATTTTTTCCTCCATGTTTACTGCTCTTTTTATGACTAAGTTTTTCTTCATGATATGGATGAACAGAACCCAAGATACACAATTACACATGATGAATAGATTTGTCGGTGTCAAACATGATTTTTTAGGGGGATCCAAAAAACTTTGGGCTGTTTCAGGAAGTATTATCTTTTTGGGACTCATAGCTTTGAGCTTTGGAGCTTGGAATTCTGTTTTAGGCATCGACTTTAAAGGAGGTTATGCGTTTACATTTAATGCAGGAGAATATGGTATTGAGGACATTACTCAAGTTCGTGGCCAAGTTATTGATAAATTAAAGAAGGTAGGCCTTTCCTCTAGAGATTTTCGTGTCCAAACATTTGGATCTTCAGAAAAAATAAAAATTTATTTCAGCGATAAAGCCTTAACTCAAACTAGAGTAGATAATAATCAGCATCCTGAAATCACGGATCATAAGTTGGCATTGGCATTAGGATTATTATCAGAAACAGGTCTAGAATTTTCTAGTGAAAATTTACGAGAAACACAGAATTTTTGGTCTAACGTAAGTAGCAAGTTATCTACTAAAATGCGTCATCAAGCATGTATAGGCCTTTTAGGAGCTTTAATAATCATTTTGTTTTATGTTAGTTTGCGTTTTGAATGGCGATATGCTTTTAGCGCTGTCAGTGCTTTAATACACGATCTTATAGCTACCTGTGCAGTCTTGTTTGTAGCACAATTCTTTTTGAAAAAAATACAAATAGATGTTCAAGCAATTGGAGCCTTAATGACTGTATTAGGGTATTCATTAAACAATACCCTAATCATTTTTGATCGCATTCGCGAAGATCGACAGGCTAAGTTATTTACGCCAATGCATATTTTAATTAATGATGCTTTGCAAAAGACCTTTAGTCGCACGATCATGACAACAGCTACTACCCTGTCTGTGTTGTTAATGTTATTGTTTATAGGGGGAGCCTCTGTATTTAATTTTGCCTTTATTATGACTATAGGAGTTCTTTTGGGGACGTTATCATCTCTTTATATTGCCCCGTCACTTCTCTTGTTTATGATCGGTAAAGAAAACAATGCAAAATAG
- a CDS encoding phage holin family protein has protein sequence MKFPRISISDLLPTQMLIWWRGGEKVHYLPNAQNLSKKIVGGVLACLGLGLLGCAAFAAGACLTIFPCIGLVVIGFIILGIAYLQYSKGWSRVQLPRFRKTDVFEKPLTWVQLLSLLQSWNKIRAGCYYHPGCPQVQICEASQEIIKKISRKKFDKNTSVFLIQEFDGTALKKEVEEKNTLLQKTFGLDPSTIASCPSKNQKKISERLSPEVIPRHSTNETCLSSAIYIKFPKVGEDNQCREYIRAYSQAFFSALNQIRDLSGGRKQNIYILTPILGTPLTPSLGTEDEIKLISKAAFLYAAQLVAKYLAKYEPNSVRITFILKDLTSQTPLSSPLSNLSPASLRDFVKEHNCMFA, from the coding sequence ATGAAATTTCCGCGCATTTCTATTTCGGACTTGCTTCCTACGCAAATGTTGATTTGGTGGCGAGGTGGAGAAAAGGTCCACTATTTGCCGAATGCACAAAATTTATCCAAAAAAATAGTTGGCGGTGTTCTAGCTTGTTTAGGGTTAGGTTTATTAGGATGTGCAGCATTTGCAGCAGGGGCTTGTCTCACAATTTTTCCATGTATAGGTCTTGTCGTTATAGGTTTTATTATTTTAGGGATTGCCTACTTGCAGTACTCTAAAGGGTGGTCGAGGGTACAGCTACCTCGGTTTCGAAAGACTGATGTTTTTGAAAAACCCTTGACTTGGGTACAGCTTCTCTCCCTATTGCAATCTTGGAATAAAATACGTGCTGGATGCTATTATCACCCGGGGTGCCCTCAAGTACAGATTTGTGAAGCTTCTCAGGAAATTATTAAGAAGATATCCCGGAAGAAATTTGATAAAAACACCAGTGTGTTTCTAATTCAGGAATTCGATGGAACGGCATTAAAAAAGGAAGTCGAAGAAAAGAATACCTTATTGCAAAAAACTTTTGGCTTAGACCCTTCTACAATTGCCTCGTGCCCTTCTAAGAACCAAAAAAAGATTTCAGAACGTTTATCCCCTGAAGTTATCCCTAGACACTCAACAAATGAAACATGTCTTAGCAGTGCGATTTATATCAAATTCCCTAAGGTCGGTGAAGATAATCAATGTAGAGAATATATACGTGCCTATTCTCAAGCATTTTTTTCTGCATTAAATCAGATCAGAGATCTTTCTGGAGGAAGAAAACAGAACATCTACATACTCACTCCCATCCTCGGGACTCCTCTCACACCATCTTTAGGGACCGAAGATGAAATAAAATTAATTTCAAAAGCAGCTTTTCTTTATGCGGCTCAGCTTGTGGCAAAATATCTTGCAAAATATGAACCCAATTCTGTTCGCATAACTTTTATTTTAAAGGATCTAACGTCTCAAACACCGTTGTCTTCACCTCTATCGAACCTTTCCCCTGCTTCTCTTCGCGATTTTGTTAAAGAGCATAATTGTATGTTTGCATAG
- a CDS encoding isoprenyl transferase — MSLATSNTKQGFPSLQPLPKHVAIIMDGNRRWYRKHRDTYEHKHTSGHYYGAKVLPNILNAVLDLGIEVLTLYTFSTENFSRSKEEVREIFKIFYTQLDKQLPYLIENEICLRCIGNLCKLPKVIQKKINQVVHMTAQFSRLELVLAINYGAKDELTRAFKKLHLDILNKKISSDDLSESLISSYLDTSGLTDPDLLIRTGGEMRVSNFLLWQIAYTELYITEILWPDFTPEDLFEAIKVYQQRSRRGGK; from the coding sequence TTGTCTTTAGCTACGTCAAACACTAAACAAGGTTTTCCTTCATTACAGCCTCTTCCAAAACATGTGGCTATTATTATGGATGGCAATCGCCGATGGTATAGAAAACATCGCGATACGTATGAACACAAACATACATCAGGCCATTATTATGGTGCTAAAGTCCTACCAAATATTTTAAACGCCGTTTTAGATTTGGGGATCGAGGTTCTTACTCTTTATACGTTTTCTACTGAAAATTTTTCTCGATCAAAGGAAGAGGTTCGAGAAATTTTTAAAATCTTCTATACACAGTTAGACAAGCAACTCCCTTACCTGATTGAAAACGAAATTTGCTTACGTTGTATAGGAAATCTTTGCAAGCTTCCGAAAGTGATACAGAAAAAGATAAACCAAGTTGTGCATATGACAGCACAATTTTCTCGGTTAGAATTAGTATTAGCGATCAACTATGGGGCAAAAGATGAATTAACACGCGCATTTAAAAAATTACATCTTGATATTTTAAATAAAAAAATATCCTCTGACGACCTTTCAGAATCTCTAATTAGCTCTTATTTAGACACATCAGGACTTACCGACCCTGATTTACTCATCCGTACAGGAGGTGAAATGCGTGTCAGTAATTTTTTATTGTGGCAAATAGCGTATACAGAATTATATATCACTGAGATCTTATGGCCAGATTTTACGCCTGAAGATCTTTTTGAAGCTATTAAAGTTTACCAGCAAAGATCAAGACGAGGAGGTAAATAG
- a CDS encoding phosphatidate cytidylyltransferase, whose product MLNLNKFKSKSSAYGDLFQRVVVHSLVLTFLVLLLYSSLFPLTSFALGFITAICGAVGTYEYSSMAKVKMHYPLRMYSTLGSFLFIALSFLAIRLRHSLPEYSSALPWTVLIIWVVWSIFKVRKSEIGPLQLSGVTLFSILYVGIPIRLFLHILYGFIDTQEPYLGIWWASFLIATTKGADIFGYFFGKAFGNKKITPQISPNKTVIGFIAGCLGATLISFIFFLQIPSRFMNYFPIPAILIPLGLVLGITGFFGDIIESMFKRDAHLKNSNKLKAVGGMLDTLDSLILSTPIVYLFLLITQAKEFIR is encoded by the coding sequence GTGCTTAATTTAAATAAGTTTAAATCCAAGTCAAGTGCATATGGCGATTTATTTCAACGTGTTGTCGTTCATTCATTAGTACTCACATTTCTAGTTCTTCTTCTCTATAGTTCTCTATTTCCGCTGACTTCTTTTGCTTTAGGATTTATCACAGCAATTTGTGGTGCTGTGGGTACCTATGAGTATTCTTCTATGGCGAAAGTAAAAATGCATTATCCACTAAGGATGTATAGTACGTTAGGATCTTTCTTATTTATCGCTTTAAGCTTTCTTGCTATCCGTTTAAGACATAGTCTTCCTGAATATTCTAGTGCTCTTCCTTGGACTGTTCTTATCATTTGGGTGGTGTGGAGTATCTTTAAAGTTCGAAAATCCGAGATTGGCCCTCTACAGCTATCTGGAGTGACTCTTTTTTCTATTTTATATGTAGGGATCCCTATACGTCTGTTTTTACACATTCTCTATGGCTTCATTGATACACAAGAACCTTATCTTGGCATTTGGTGGGCTTCCTTTCTTATTGCCACCACCAAAGGTGCTGATATTTTTGGCTACTTTTTTGGCAAGGCATTCGGGAATAAGAAAATCACCCCACAAATTAGCCCTAATAAAACTGTTATAGGTTTTATTGCAGGTTGCTTGGGAGCAACACTAATTAGTTTTATTTTTTTCCTACAAATTCCTTCTAGATTTATGAACTATTTTCCTATTCCTGCGATTTTGATTCCCCTAGGGTTGGTTTTAGGCATTACTGGGTTCTTTGGTGATATTATCGAATCTATGTTTAAGCGTGATGCTCATTTAAAAAATAGTAACAAGCTCAAAGCTGTGGGTGGCATGCTAGATACTTTAGACTCTCTAATCCTCTCTACTCCAATTGTTTATTTATTTTTACTAATAACCCAAGCTAAAGAGTTTATCCGATGA
- the cmk gene encoding (d)CMP kinase — MIITIDGPSGTGKSTTAKALAEHLHFNYCNTGKMYRTLAYARLQSPWNNLPLEEFLETPPFSFIFAVGQPLESFFNGRLLTSELITQEVANAASELSRLPKVRVFMQDLQRSYAKLGNCIFEGRDMGSKVFPNADLKIFLTSSPAVRAQRRLKDLPEETLSHEELQAELINRDAADSQRAYDPLVIPENAFVLDSSDLTMSQVLEKILALLSPHQL, encoded by the coding sequence ATGATAATTACCATTGACGGGCCTTCAGGAACAGGGAAAAGCACAACAGCAAAGGCTCTAGCAGAACATCTACATTTTAACTACTGCAACACAGGAAAAATGTATCGAACGTTAGCATATGCTCGTTTACAATCCCCTTGGAACAACCTTCCTTTAGAAGAGTTTTTAGAAACCCCGCCCTTTTCCTTTATCTTTGCTGTAGGGCAGCCTTTAGAATCTTTTTTTAATGGCCGCCTCCTTACCTCTGAATTAATAACTCAAGAGGTTGCAAATGCAGCATCAGAACTTTCTCGATTGCCTAAGGTACGTGTATTTATGCAGGACTTGCAACGAAGTTACGCAAAACTTGGTAATTGTATATTTGAGGGAAGAGATATGGGATCCAAGGTTTTCCCTAATGCAGATTTAAAAATTTTTCTAACATCAAGTCCTGCTGTACGTGCTCAGAGACGTTTAAAAGATCTCCCTGAAGAAACACTTTCCCATGAGGAATTACAGGCCGAGCTAATCAATCGCGATGCTGCGGATTCTCAACGTGCTTATGACCCCCTAGTCATCCCTGAAAATGCTTTTGTATTAGACTCTTCAGATTTGACAATGAGTCAAGTTCTAGAGAAGATTTTAGCCTTACTATCTCCGCATCAATTATGA
- a CDS encoding lysophospholipid acyltransferase family protein: MIFRICKFFTWVLFSLFYKLKVYGTKKNFIKGPAIIAVNHNSFLDPIALHMCVHECIYHLARASLFNIPWLWKQWGCFPVRTEEGNAAAFKIAVQLFKDGKKLVIYPEGARSPNGQLQPGKIGIGMMAMKSKIPVIPVYIGGTFEAFNRHQNLPNVWKTITCIFGTPMHFDDIIQNPKIKNKEAYQIITNQIMDKIAELKVWYESGCKGEVP; the protein is encoded by the coding sequence ATGATTTTTCGTATTTGCAAATTCTTTACCTGGGTACTGTTTTCTTTGTTCTACAAACTTAAAGTTTATGGAACGAAGAAAAATTTCATTAAAGGCCCTGCAATCATTGCAGTAAACCACAATTCTTTCCTAGATCCCATAGCCCTACACATGTGTGTTCATGAGTGTATTTATCACCTCGCACGTGCCTCTCTATTTAATATTCCTTGGCTATGGAAACAATGGGGTTGTTTCCCAGTACGTACTGAAGAAGGGAATGCTGCAGCATTTAAAATTGCTGTTCAACTCTTTAAAGATGGGAAAAAGTTAGTGATCTATCCTGAAGGAGCACGTAGCCCTAACGGTCAATTACAGCCTGGCAAAATCGGCATTGGTATGATGGCCATGAAATCCAAAATTCCTGTTATTCCTGTCTATATTGGAGGGACCTTCGAAGCTTTTAACCGTCATCAAAACCTTCCGAATGTATGGAAGACGATCACCTGCATTTTTGGGACTCCTATGCACTTTGATGATATTATTCAAAATCCGAAAATCAAAAATAAAGAAGCCTATCAAATTATCACCAACCAAATTATGGACAAAATTGCTGAACTTAAAGTGTGGTATGAATCAGGCTGTAAAGGAGAGGTCCCCTAA
- the argS gene encoding arginine--tRNA ligase, translating to MLSLLSILSSICSQAISKAFPSLETWTPELTQSTKEHFGHYQCNDAMKLARVLKQAPKGIAEAIVAQIPQEPFSSIEIAGAGFINFTFSRSFLEQQLQEFTKALKLGYRVSDPKKIIVDFSSPNIAKDMHVGHLRSTIIGDSLARILTYVGHNVLRLNHIGDWGTAFGMLITYLQEHPSDYDNLENLTNLYKKAHERFSTDEEFKKRSQKNVVALQAQEPHAIILWEKICETSERAFEKIYDILDITIEIRGESFYNSLLPDIIHDLEKKNLITISNHAKCVFHETFSIPFMVQKSDGGYNYATTDLAAMRYRIEQDHADRIFIVTDLGQSLHFQLLEATAIAAGYLQPGMFSHVGFGLVLDSEGKKFKTRSGENIKLWELLMTAIKKAEEALRAHRPDLTDDEIKARAPVIGINAIKYSDLSSHRTSDYVFSFEKMLRFEGNTAMFLLYAYVRIQGIKRRLGLSQLLLEGPIEIQEPAEEALVLALLRFPEALESTIRELCPHLLTDYLYNLTHKFNAFFRDCHIENSPYAKSRLFLCALVEKVLATGMHLLGLKTLERL from the coding sequence ATGTTGTCACTGCTTTCTATCCTATCTTCAATATGTTCTCAAGCAATCTCTAAAGCATTTCCTAGTCTAGAAACCTGGACTCCAGAACTTACTCAATCTACAAAAGAACACTTTGGTCATTACCAATGTAATGATGCTATGAAGCTAGCCCGGGTTTTAAAACAAGCTCCAAAAGGCATTGCGGAAGCTATAGTAGCTCAGATTCCTCAAGAACCTTTTTCTTCCATTGAAATTGCTGGAGCAGGGTTCATTAATTTTACATTTTCTCGATCATTTCTAGAGCAACAATTACAAGAGTTCACGAAAGCCCTAAAATTAGGATACCGTGTTTCGGACCCAAAAAAAATCATTGTTGACTTCTCTTCTCCAAATATTGCTAAAGATATGCATGTTGGGCATCTACGTTCTACAATCATTGGAGACAGTCTTGCTAGAATATTGACTTATGTAGGTCATAATGTACTCAGGCTTAATCATATTGGAGATTGGGGAACAGCCTTTGGAATGTTAATTACTTATCTGCAAGAGCATCCGAGCGACTACGACAACCTTGAGAATCTTACAAATCTTTATAAAAAAGCTCATGAGCGTTTCTCTACTGATGAAGAATTTAAAAAACGCTCTCAAAAAAATGTGGTAGCACTACAAGCTCAGGAACCTCATGCTATTATCCTATGGGAGAAGATTTGTGAAACCTCAGAAAGAGCCTTCGAAAAAATTTATGATATTCTAGATATCACGATTGAAATCAGAGGAGAATCCTTCTACAATTCCTTACTACCAGATATCATTCATGATTTAGAAAAGAAAAACCTAATTACTATTTCTAATCATGCCAAATGTGTCTTTCATGAAACTTTTTCGATTCCTTTTATGGTGCAAAAAAGTGATGGAGGCTATAACTATGCTACTACAGATCTTGCAGCTATGCGTTATCGCATAGAACAAGATCATGCTGATAGGATTTTTATTGTTACTGATTTAGGACAATCATTACATTTTCAATTACTGGAAGCTACAGCAATTGCTGCAGGATATCTACAACCAGGAATGTTTTCTCATGTAGGCTTTGGTCTTGTCCTTGACTCTGAAGGGAAGAAATTTAAAACCCGATCTGGAGAAAATATAAAGCTTTGGGAGCTTCTCATGACTGCTATAAAAAAAGCTGAAGAAGCATTAAGAGCACACCGTCCCGATCTTACCGATGACGAAATCAAGGCAAGAGCCCCAGTAATCGGAATCAATGCAATAAAATATAGTGACTTGTCTTCCCATCGTACTAGTGACTATGTTTTTTCTTTTGAAAAAATGCTACGCTTCGAGGGCAATACAGCAATGTTCCTACTTTATGCTTATGTGCGTATCCAAGGAATCAAGCGTCGTTTAGGGCTTTCTCAGCTTCTCCTAGAAGGGCCTATTGAAATTCAAGAACCTGCTGAAGAGGCTCTAGTATTAGCTTTACTACGGTTCCCCGAAGCTTTGGAAAGTACGATCAGAGAACTCTGCCCTCATCTGCTTACGGATTATCTTTATAATCTTACTCATAAGTTTAACGCATTCTTCCGTGATTGCCATATTGAAAACTCGCCTTACGCCAAATCAAGGTTATTTCTTTGTGCTCTAGTAGAAAAGGTCTTAGCTACAGGGATGCATCTCTTAGGGCTAAAGACTCTTGAGCGTCTGTAG